ACGCGTCAGAATGTAGCGGGACGCGTACAGCAGTGTGCAGATCGTCTTCGCGTCCACGATCTGCCCGTCCCGGATCCACTCGAGCGCGCGAGAGAGCGGCATATCGACGAACTCGATGAACTCGTCGTCGTCGCGCGCAGTCTGCCCGGGTGAGACGCGCTCCGCGAGGAAGAGGTGAATCCGCTCGTCCGTGAACCCCGGCGTGGTGTAGATCGTGGTGAGGAACGCCAGCCTCTCGGCCACCAGCCCTGCCTCTTCCTCGAGCTCCCGTCGCGCGCACGCCTCCCAAGCCTCCCCCGGCCGTTCCGGCCGGCCGGCCGGCACCTCGATCAGTGAGCCGTCGGCGGCGTGGCGATACTGACGGAGCAAACGGATCCGGGGATCGGACGCCGCCGCCTCATCCAGCAGCGGGAGTACTGCTGCGGCCCCCGAGTGACGGA
The Gemmatimonadota bacterium DNA segment above includes these coding regions:
- a CDS encoding NUDIX hydrolase, producing the protein MDERRRAPGPRNAPEPAAVTAPGGEPGLLASRLVYDGRIVRLVLDTVRFPDGSTGELEVVRHSGAAAVLPLLDEAAASDPRIRLLRQYRHAADGSLIEVPAGRPERPGEAWEACARRELEEEAGLVAERLAFLTTIYTTPGFTDERIHLFLAERVSPGQTARDDDEFIEFVDMPLSRALEWIRDGQIVDAKTICTLLYASRYILTRLR